A region of Thermococcus argininiproducens DNA encodes the following proteins:
- a CDS encoding TrmB family transcriptional regulator — MEEGELKALLKELGLNKYEVNAYITLIKQGPLTAGELASLSKVPQPRIYDIVRSLMSKGFVAITSERPKKVVPIDPEEVLGAMEQNYLKKVEMAKKELKAMYTPYESHREVVVVKNKTTLENYIKEAITNTKYHLSLAIPSLLVKKIATMLKTKSKEATIDLFVYGTGQIPKVADKIRSREVEDPIIVIQDKNLGIYAPPEAFKSKVQTIKGYALIIRDKNLLFMLDRYFYHALWPTGNPIYKKRGKVKFPKSYIHIRSVVEDIREYNLLGREIKIVGKFVKSRKPVELTGRIVDFFESEGKVISNITIETENGERYVIGGWNASLEDIEADLMILKG, encoded by the coding sequence ATGGAGGAAGGCGAGCTCAAAGCGCTATTAAAGGAGCTGGGACTTAACAAATACGAGGTAAATGCTTACATTACTCTAATCAAACAAGGGCCTCTCACGGCAGGTGAGCTCGCCTCCCTCTCCAAAGTCCCTCAACCTCGAATATACGATATTGTGAGAAGTCTTATGAGTAAAGGATTCGTCGCAATTACAAGCGAACGCCCGAAAAAAGTGGTCCCCATTGATCCAGAAGAAGTTCTCGGAGCTATGGAGCAAAACTACCTAAAAAAAGTAGAGATGGCAAAAAAAGAGCTTAAAGCAATGTATACCCCCTATGAAAGCCATAGAGAAGTTGTCGTTGTAAAAAACAAAACGACATTAGAAAATTATATAAAAGAAGCAATAACAAATACAAAATATCATCTTTCCCTAGCTATCCCCAGTTTGTTAGTGAAAAAAATAGCCACCATGCTAAAGACAAAAAGTAAAGAAGCCACAATCGATCTTTTTGTTTATGGCACAGGTCAAATCCCCAAAGTAGCTGATAAAATAAGAAGCAGAGAAGTCGAAGATCCAATAATTGTGATACAAGATAAGAACCTTGGTATTTACGCTCCCCCAGAAGCCTTCAAATCAAAAGTGCAGACTATAAAGGGATATGCCCTAATAATACGAGACAAAAATCTCCTTTTTATGTTAGACAGGTATTTTTACCATGCCCTTTGGCCCACTGGAAATCCAATTTACAAAAAACGGGGAAAAGTAAAATTCCCAAAAAGTTACATACATATTCGTTCCGTCGTAGAGGACATAAGGGAATATAATCTCCTCGGTAGGGAAATCAAGATAGTAGGAAAATTTGTAAAAAGTAGAAAACCAGTTGAACTAACTGGAAGAATAGTAGATTTCTTTGAAAGCGAAGGAAAAGTTATCTCAAATATTACTATTGAAACAGAAAATGGGGAAAGGTATGTAATTGGAGGATGGAACGCCTCCCTTGAGGATATCGAAGCAGATTTAATGATCCTTAAAGGCTAA
- the tpiA gene encoding triose-phosphate isomerase yields the protein MLKEPIIAINFKTYIEATGERALKIAKAAEKVYKETGITIVVAPQLADLYRIAQEVEIPVFAQHIDPVKPGSHTGHVLPESIKEAGAVGTLLNHSENRMILADLEAAIRRAEEVGLLTMVCSNNPKVSAAVAALDPHYVAVEPPELIGTGIPVSKAKPEVITDTVELVKKVNPSVKVLTGAGISTGEDVKKALELGTVGVLLASGVTKAKDPERAVRDLVSLII from the coding sequence ATGTTGAAGGAACCAATTATTGCCATAAATTTTAAGACTTATATTGAGGCCACGGGCGAAAGGGCATTAAAAATAGCTAAGGCAGCTGAGAAAGTTTATAAAGAAACTGGAATAACAATCGTAGTTGCCCCCCAATTGGCTGATCTATATAGGATTGCTCAAGAGGTTGAAATTCCTGTTTTTGCCCAACATATAGATCCTGTGAAACCAGGTAGTCACACTGGGCATGTTTTACCGGAATCCATTAAAGAAGCTGGGGCTGTTGGAACTCTATTGAACCATTCGGAGAATAGGATGATCTTAGCCGATCTTGAAGCAGCAATAAGGAGAGCTGAAGAAGTTGGTCTTCTCACAATGGTGTGTAGCAATAATCCAAAGGTTTCTGCAGCAGTTGCAGCTTTAGATCCCCATTATGTTGCAGTAGAGCCTCCTGAACTTATAGGAACTGGGATTCCAGTAAGTAAAGCTAAGCCTGAAGTTATCACTGACACTGTGGAGCTTGTGAAAAAAGTTAATCCCAGTGTTAAGGTTCTAACTGGAGCAGGAATTTCAACAGGAGAAGATGTAAAGAAAGCTTTGGAACTTGGAACAGTCGGGGTTCTTCTAGCTAGTGGTGTCACAAAGGCTAAAGATCCAGAAAGAGCAGTAAGAGACTTAGTTTCGTTAATAATTTAG
- the gor gene encoding glyceraldehyde-3-phosphate:ferredoxin oxidoreductase → MEFSVLKINLDGKNVEIEKFEREDVYGIIDYALYLHDEVYRTYKFDDPYDPNNVMVFGKGPFAGSILPGTHRLVFVYKSPLYGGLFPSTMGGAAYQFQKVGVDFVVIEGKGEKPTVILLTNDGERLGVEFHEIELEKLIEIWRGYKEEEGVYAFTQYLIDNFADKFNGMEYRIACVGPASLNSNMGAVFSQTLRKGERVVGSDDWAARGGTGSVLMRAHNVAAIMFGGKAKKKFPKEDIGSIKVTKQIVEGVHKKPMNEVISEKTVKYKYNPKLKTGGTFGGNYPAEGDFVPVLNWQMPYIPKEDRIKIHENIMKYYWEPFNKEAIETKNWTNCGEPCPVVCKKFRKGHHVEYEPYEANGPLSGSIAIYASDISVHAVDAMGFDAISFGGTAAWVLELVYKGLLQPEEVGLSDKPDFDKESLLLKPVEASEKNAKLVAELAHRVAFAETEVAKIIGEGIRRAGEVFDERFKDRLGYGESFKDYGVYTPLGSNGEIVPTMYWAIGNYIPLPIQGRYWTFYQFGVFLEPEELANKIVASALYEYWYDNIGWCRFHRGWAKPVLKALFMEAYGKNVEMEEHAKKMIRKLINFAKKAGYEPVFWDSMRVIDLIAKGAEEFGNERWAERFKKEKVATAKEYLRRVLREYSRLLSVDWVV, encoded by the coding sequence ATGGAATTTTCAGTCCTTAAGATCAACCTAGACGGAAAAAATGTAGAAATTGAAAAGTTCGAGCGAGAAGATGTTTATGGTATCATTGATTACGCACTATATCTTCATGATGAGGTTTATAGAACTTATAAATTCGATGATCCATACGACCCTAATAATGTCATGGTCTTTGGAAAGGGCCCATTCGCTGGATCTATTCTTCCTGGGACTCATAGACTAGTTTTCGTTTATAAATCACCTCTCTATGGGGGTTTATTTCCATCTACAATGGGTGGAGCTGCTTATCAGTTCCAAAAAGTAGGAGTTGATTTTGTAGTTATTGAAGGAAAGGGAGAAAAGCCTACAGTAATACTCCTTACCAATGATGGGGAAAGGTTGGGAGTTGAGTTTCATGAAATAGAACTTGAGAAACTCATTGAAATTTGGAGAGGTTACAAAGAGGAAGAAGGGGTTTATGCATTCACTCAATATTTGATTGATAATTTTGCGGATAAGTTTAATGGGATGGAATATAGAATCGCCTGTGTTGGACCTGCTTCTCTAAATAGCAATATGGGGGCTGTGTTCTCTCAAACTCTCAGAAAAGGGGAAAGAGTCGTAGGTAGTGATGATTGGGCAGCTAGAGGAGGTACAGGCAGTGTTTTAATGAGGGCGCATAATGTAGCTGCTATAATGTTTGGAGGAAAAGCTAAGAAAAAATTTCCAAAGGAAGATATAGGAAGTATAAAAGTCACAAAACAAATAGTTGAGGGCGTACATAAAAAACCCATGAATGAAGTTATATCGGAGAAAACAGTCAAGTACAAGTATAATCCAAAACTTAAGACTGGTGGGACTTTTGGAGGAAACTATCCAGCAGAGGGGGATTTTGTCCCCGTTTTAAACTGGCAGATGCCGTATATTCCAAAAGAGGACCGTATTAAGATACATGAGAATATTATGAAGTACTATTGGGAACCCTTTAACAAAGAAGCCATTGAAACTAAAAACTGGACCAATTGTGGAGAACCATGTCCTGTAGTATGTAAGAAGTTTAGAAAAGGCCATCATGTAGAATATGAGCCTTATGAGGCTAATGGTCCACTAAGCGGAAGCATAGCTATTTATGCAAGTGATATAAGTGTTCACGCGGTTGATGCTATGGGATTTGATGCTATAAGCTTTGGAGGTACTGCGGCTTGGGTCTTAGAGCTTGTTTACAAAGGCTTGTTACAGCCTGAAGAGGTTGGATTGAGTGATAAGCCAGATTTTGACAAAGAATCCTTACTGCTAAAACCAGTTGAAGCTAGTGAAAAGAACGCAAAGCTTGTAGCAGAGCTGGCTCATAGAGTGGCTTTTGCTGAGACAGAGGTGGCAAAGATAATTGGAGAAGGAATAAGAAGAGCCGGCGAAGTGTTTGATGAAAGATTCAAAGACCGACTTGGCTATGGAGAGAGCTTTAAGGATTATGGGGTTTATACTCCACTTGGATCTAATGGAGAAATTGTGCCAACCATGTACTGGGCCATAGGAAACTATATACCACTGCCAATTCAAGGTAGATACTGGACGTTTTATCAATTTGGAGTTTTCCTTGAACCAGAGGAACTGGCAAATAAAATTGTGGCAAGTGCTCTTTATGAATACTGGTATGACAATATAGGCTGGTGTAGATTCCACCGTGGTTGGGCAAAGCCAGTATTAAAAGCCCTTTTTATGGAAGCTTACGGAAAAAATGTCGAAATGGAGGAGCATGCTAAGAAAATGATACGAAAGCTCATAAACTTTGCAAAGAAGGCTGGATATGAACCAGTTTTCTGGGATTCAATGAGGGTTATAGACTTGATTGCAAAGGGTGCAGAGGAGTTTGGAAACGAAAGATGGGCCGAACGCTTCAAGAAAGAGAAAGTCGCAACGGCAAAAGAGTACCTAAGAAGAGTTCTTAGAGAATACAGCAGACTCTTAAGTGTTGATTGGGTGGTTTGA
- the fbp gene encoding fructose-1,6-bisphosphate aldolase/phosphatase: protein MAIGEKITISVIKADIGGWPGHCKVHPDLIEKANELLKQAKEEGIILDFYATYCGDDLQLIMTHNHGVDSEKIHSLAWHIFKEATEIAKELGLYGAGQDLLKDAFSGNIRGMGPGVAEMEITLRKSEPIVTFHMDKTEPGAFNLPIFRMFGDPFNTAGLVIDPNMHMGFRFEVWDIKEHKKVILNSPEELYDILALIGAKSRYVIKRVYPKKGHKLPEDEPVAVISTEKLYEIAGEYVGKDDPVAIVRAQSGLPALGEVLEPFAFPHLVSGWMRGSHNGPIMPVPLKYATPSRFDGPPRVVALGWQINKDGKLIGPVDLFEDVAFEHARNKALEVADYLRRHGPFEPHRLPLEDMEYTTLPSVLEKLRDRFEPV, encoded by the coding sequence ATGGCGATTGGTGAAAAAATAACCATTAGTGTGATAAAAGCAGACATTGGAGGATGGCCAGGCCATTGCAAGGTTCATCCAGACCTTATAGAGAAGGCTAACGAACTTTTAAAACAGGCAAAAGAAGAAGGCATAATACTCGATTTCTATGCAACTTATTGTGGAGACGATCTTCAGCTTATTATGACACATAACCATGGAGTAGATAGTGAGAAAATTCATAGCTTGGCTTGGCACATCTTTAAAGAAGCTACAGAGATAGCTAAAGAACTTGGCCTTTATGGTGCTGGGCAGGATCTACTTAAGGACGCATTTAGTGGGAACATCAGAGGAATGGGTCCTGGAGTGGCTGAGATGGAAATCACCCTAAGAAAGAGCGAACCGATAGTCACATTCCATATGGACAAAACTGAACCTGGAGCATTTAATTTACCAATCTTCAGGATGTTTGGGGATCCTTTCAACACAGCAGGCCTTGTTATTGATCCTAACATGCACATGGGCTTTAGGTTTGAGGTTTGGGATATCAAAGAACATAAAAAAGTTATACTCAATTCACCTGAGGAGCTGTATGATATCTTAGCATTAATTGGTGCGAAATCAAGATACGTTATAAAGCGTGTTTATCCAAAGAAAGGTCACAAACTTCCAGAAGATGAGCCGGTTGCAGTTATAAGCACTGAGAAGCTTTATGAAATTGCGGGAGAATACGTAGGAAAAGATGATCCAGTGGCAATAGTTAGAGCCCAAAGTGGCCTACCAGCTCTTGGAGAAGTTTTGGAGCCGTTTGCATTCCCACATCTCGTGAGTGGCTGGATGAGAGGAAGTCACAACGGTCCAATAATGCCTGTTCCCCTTAAGTATGCAACCCCATCAAGATTTGATGGGCCTCCAAGAGTTGTAGCTTTAGGATGGCAGATCAACAAAGATGGTAAGTTAATAGGTCCTGTTGACCTATTTGAAGACGTGGCCTTTGAACATGCAAGGAACAAGGCTTTAGAAGTTGCTGATTACTTAAGAAGGCATGGACCATTTGAACCACACCGTCTCCCACTAGAGGATATGGAATACACAACCTTACCCAGTGTTCTAGAAAAGCTTAGGGATAGATTTGAGCCAGTGTGA
- a CDS encoding DOMON domain-containing protein has protein sequence MKKFVVLTVWLIFVVFVSGCTGGYETTSTSSETSSRSPTELEEWKADGVIGEKEYAHNVSLAGGKLVVYWRNDEEFLYVALKGQTLGWVAIGFEPTDKMKDADMVFGWVENGEVKLIDAYSTGTTGPHPPDEQLGGSNDILEFGGREENGYTVIEFKRKLNTNDEYDKVLTPGQKVKFIFALADVDEFTTRHNIARGYGELILD, from the coding sequence ATGAAAAAGTTTGTTGTATTGACCGTTTGGTTGATTTTTGTAGTTTTTGTCAGCGGATGCACTGGAGGGTATGAAACAACTTCCACGTCTTCTGAAACCTCAAGCAGATCTCCTACGGAACTTGAAGAGTGGAAGGCAGATGGAGTTATTGGAGAAAAAGAATATGCGCATAATGTTTCCCTTGCGGGCGGGAAATTAGTGGTATACTGGAGGAATGATGAAGAATTTCTTTATGTAGCCCTAAAGGGACAAACCCTTGGGTGGGTTGCTATAGGATTTGAGCCAACAGATAAAATGAAAGATGCTGACATGGTTTTTGGGTGGGTCGAAAATGGAGAAGTGAAACTAATTGATGCCTATTCTACAGGTACTACTGGGCCTCATCCCCCAGATGAACAATTAGGTGGAAGTAATGATATTTTAGAGTTCGGGGGAAGAGAAGAAAATGGATACACAGTAATTGAGTTTAAACGAAAGCTCAATACCAATGATGAGTATGATAAAGTCCTCACTCCGGGACAAAAGGTTAAATTTATCTTTGCACTTGCCGATGTTGATGAGTTCACAACTAGGCACAACATAGCAAGAGGGTACGGTGAATTAATCCTTGATTGA
- a CDS encoding ferritin-like domain-containing protein, protein MEITDKEVFEIAINAEIKAKEAYEKMASLVKSDIIKDELLFLAKEEDKHRQIVEKMAEKFKESGGRPKKIEIEVMGEFKVIAEKMAEAIEKPEINLDEVYEIAMQAELVSEKLYTQLAEYAANERTRVILNMLADMEKHHFNIIKKQYEYLMQYPDVYKEELYDQLMKDINFNF, encoded by the coding sequence ATGGAGATAACGGATAAAGAAGTTTTTGAGATTGCTATAAATGCAGAAATAAAAGCGAAGGAAGCGTATGAGAAAATGGCATCTCTTGTAAAGAGTGACATAATAAAAGATGAACTTCTTTTTTTGGCAAAGGAGGAAGATAAACATAGGCAGATAGTAGAAAAAATGGCTGAAAAGTTTAAGGAAAGTGGAGGGAGACCAAAGAAGATTGAAATTGAAGTTATGGGCGAGTTTAAGGTTATTGCTGAGAAAATGGCCGAAGCGATTGAAAAACCAGAAATAAATCTTGATGAAGTTTATGAAATAGCCATGCAGGCTGAATTGGTGAGTGAGAAGCTTTACACCCAGCTTGCTGAGTATGCTGCGAATGAAAGAACGAGAGTCATTTTGAACATGCTAGCAGATATGGAGAAGCACCACTTTAACATTATCAAAAAGCAGTATGAGTATCTCATGCAGTATCCTGATGTATATAAGGAAGAGCTCTACGATCAGCTTATGAAGGATATAAACTTCAACTTTTGA
- the gapN gene encoding NADP-dependent glyceraldehyde-3-phosphate dehydrogenase has translation MNNLVQHRIFNEIYQIGKDGIPEFKTYIAGEWTYGESFYEVKSPIDGKVIARVSKLSEEQVEEVMKRIYEYGREKIREYPGEKRIESFLKAAQLMKDAFEDFVNVLILDAGKPKTNAIGETKATIERLEKTTFESRRMLGDYVPGDWSEETLESEGIVKREPYGVILAISSFNYPLFISATKVIPGLFSGNAVILKPASIDPLAAILFIRVLELSGFPKESFALLTIPGKLMDVVVKDKRIRAITFTGSTEVGEHIIKTGGIKAYHLELGGKDPAIVLDDADLELTSEKIIKGMVSYSGQRCDAIRLILAQEEIYEELKTKIIEKLKKIEPKNPLEDEDTIMGPLIDKKTADYIEEVYKDAIRKGAKPLTRFKRKENYVWPILLEADKKIVKDLRAFQEDVFGPLTLIIKVKDEDEAVEIANSSRFGLDASVFSECEKRARKVARKLEVGSVFINEYPRHGIGYYPFGGMKDSGIGREGIGYSVEQLTTTKTIVHNFKGYGVWEYI, from the coding sequence ATGAATAATTTAGTCCAGCATAGGATTTTTAATGAGATATACCAAATTGGAAAAGATGGCATCCCTGAGTTCAAAACTTACATAGCAGGAGAGTGGACTTACGGAGAGAGTTTTTATGAAGTTAAAAGCCCTATAGATGGAAAAGTAATAGCAAGAGTCTCAAAACTTAGTGAAGAACAAGTAGAAGAAGTCATGAAACGAATTTATGAGTATGGTCGCGAGAAAATAAGAGAGTATCCCGGAGAAAAGAGAATAGAAAGCTTTCTAAAAGCAGCTCAACTTATGAAAGATGCCTTTGAAGACTTTGTAAACGTCCTTATTTTGGACGCAGGAAAACCAAAAACAAATGCAATTGGAGAAACAAAAGCCACAATTGAAAGATTAGAAAAAACCACATTTGAGTCACGACGTATGCTTGGTGATTACGTTCCAGGAGATTGGAGTGAAGAAACACTTGAAAGTGAGGGAATTGTAAAACGAGAGCCATATGGTGTGATTTTAGCCATAAGCTCATTTAACTACCCCTTATTTATATCTGCAACAAAAGTCATACCTGGACTCTTTAGTGGAAATGCCGTGATACTGAAACCCGCTTCAATAGATCCACTAGCGGCAATTCTTTTCATAAGAGTTCTTGAGTTAAGCGGGTTTCCAAAAGAAAGCTTTGCTCTCCTAACGATTCCCGGCAAACTAATGGATGTAGTTGTAAAAGACAAACGCATAAGAGCCATTACATTCACAGGAAGCACTGAAGTGGGAGAACACATCATAAAAACTGGGGGAATAAAAGCATATCATTTAGAACTCGGTGGAAAAGATCCAGCAATAGTTCTTGATGATGCTGACTTAGAATTAACAAGTGAAAAAATAATCAAGGGGATGGTAAGCTACTCTGGACAGAGGTGCGATGCTATAAGACTTATCTTGGCCCAAGAAGAAATTTATGAGGAACTCAAGACTAAGATAATAGAGAAACTCAAAAAAATAGAGCCAAAAAACCCACTTGAAGATGAAGATACCATAATGGGACCCCTTATTGATAAAAAGACCGCAGATTACATTGAAGAAGTTTACAAGGATGCTATTAGAAAAGGAGCAAAGCCATTAACTCGATTCAAGAGAAAAGAAAACTATGTATGGCCTATTCTTCTAGAAGCTGATAAAAAGATAGTTAAAGACCTAAGAGCGTTTCAAGAAGATGTCTTTGGACCATTAACACTTATAATTAAAGTCAAAGATGAAGATGAAGCTGTTGAAATTGCAAACTCTTCCCGCTTTGGATTAGATGCCTCAGTATTTAGCGAATGCGAGAAGAGAGCAAGGAAAGTTGCACGAAAGCTTGAGGTGGGGAGTGTTTTCATAAATGAGTACCCTAGGCATGGAATTGGTTATTATCCTTTTGGAGGTATGAAAGATAGTGGTATTGGGAGAGAAGGAATCGGCTACTCTGTAGAACAATTAACAACCACAAAGACAATAGTCCACAACTTTAAGGGCTATGGTGTTTGGGAGTATATTTGA
- a CDS encoding ferritin-like domain-containing protein translates to MGSPIEEFMREVDVKEQIRERLKRIASLSLKDILAYAISCEKEATKLYMFLYENVPTQYQKEYFKQFIDTERSHDEKVERIFKTLFPNEEPKIVESGMWRKLFERKLKTVKDYLDILKIAMESEKLAEEMYLILQKHSENLEHKRIFMRLANDEKEHYMFVAKEYDFYRKLKAESELKELISEIAREKEKEKKQNTEKDSYTQIYSQTP, encoded by the coding sequence ATGGGCTCTCCAATAGAGGAGTTTATGAGAGAGGTAGATGTAAAAGAGCAGATTAGAGAGAGGTTAAAACGAATTGCGAGTTTGTCTCTTAAAGATATTTTGGCCTATGCAATTAGCTGTGAAAAAGAAGCAACAAAATTATACATGTTCCTTTATGAAAATGTTCCTACTCAGTATCAAAAGGAGTACTTTAAACAATTTATTGATACAGAACGTTCTCATGATGAGAAGGTTGAGAGAATATTCAAAACATTGTTCCCAAACGAGGAGCCTAAGATTGTAGAGTCTGGTATGTGGAGGAAACTATTTGAGAGGAAACTGAAGACAGTAAAAGATTATCTCGATATTCTTAAAATTGCAATGGAATCAGAAAAGTTAGCAGAAGAGATGTATCTGATATTACAAAAACATTCTGAAAACTTGGAGCATAAAAGAATATTTATGAGACTTGCAAACGATGAAAAAGAGCATTATATGTTTGTAGCAAAGGAGTATGATTTTTATAGAAAACTTAAAGCGGAGAGTGAGTTAAAGGAACTAATTAGTGAAATTGCTAGGGAAAAGGAAAAAGAAAAAAAGCAGAACACTGAAAAAGATTCATATACTCAAATATACTCCCAAACACCATAG